The DNA sequence CACAAGCTCCGCCTCAACCCGGGGAACATCCACAACAAGGACGGCGTGCGCGAGGTCGTGAAGCGCGCGAAGGTGCAGGGCACCCCGATCCGCATCGGCGTGAACCACGGCTCTATCGGTGACCGCCAGCCCGGCGACGTGCGCGACGAATCGCAGCGGATGGTCGACCTCGCGCTCAGCGAGATCAAGATCCTCGAGGACCTCGACTTCGACAACATCGTCGTCAGCGTGAAGGCGTTCGAGGTGCCGACGATGGTCGCGGCGTACCGGCGCCTCGCGAAGGCCGTTCCGTACCCGCTGCACCTCGGCGTCACCGAGGCGGGCACGCTCGTCGCGGGCTCGATCCGTTCGACCGCCGGCATGAGCGTCCTTCTCTACGAGGGCATCGGCGACACGATCCGCGTGTCCCTCTCGGAAGACCCGGTGATGGAAGTGACTGCCGGATTCGACATCCTGAAATCGCTTGGCCTTCGCGATCAGGGCCTGACGCTCGTCGCGTGCCCGTCGTGCGGCCGAGCGGACATCGACCTCATCCCGCTGGCCAAGGTCGCCGAAGAGCGTCTCCGCGCCCTGCCCACGCCGATGAAAGTCGCGGTCATGGGGTGCGAGGTCAACGGACCCGGTGAGGCGAAGGACGCCGACGTCGGGATCGCGGGCGGCGTGGGGAAGGGTGCGATCTTCCGCAAGGGCAAGGTCGTCGGCGTCTACCCCGAGGACCAGCTCATGGACGCGCTGCTTGCCGAGATCGACAAGATCCTCATCGAGAACGGCAAGGAGCCGTACTCGCAGAAGGCGCCGAAGCTCACGCACGAGGGCCAGCTGACGCCGGGGCGCAGTGTCCCTGCCGGACAACGAACCTAGTCAGCCCGACGACGAACGCGTCGTCGCGCTGCATCGCGTCACGCTCACCGCGGTCGACTTCCGCCGCGCGCGCTTCGACAAATTCTCGCTCGGCGGCTGCCTCTTCGATCGCTGCGACTTCCGTGGCCTGAAGCTCGACCGCCGCCTCGCGCCGCTGTTCGTCGCTCTCCCGCGCAGCGTCTTCCGCAGCTGCAGGTTCGATGGCGCGGACCTCCACGACGCGCTCCTTGGGCAGTCGCGCTTCGAGCGCTGCAGCTTCGACGACGCGAGCATCGACGGGAGCCAGACCGAGACTGCCGAATTCGTCGACTGCCGTTTCGCGGGTACGCTCGACGACCTCACGTTCTACGGCGCGCCATCTGGACCGGAAGCGAAGCGGCTCGATCCACCGCGCCGCCGCAACGAGTTCCGCGGGAACGATTTCCGTGACGCGGAGTTCCACGACGTCGCGTTCGTCGCCGGGATCGACATGGCCCTGCAGCGGTTCCCGGATGACGAGCTGCATGTCCGGGTCGAGGGCTTCCAACGCGCCGTAGCGAAAGCGCGGACCGATATCAAGAACTGGTACGAGCGCGACCGCGTGCCGGCGTTGGCCATGCTCGCGACCCTCGATGCCCGCTGGCGCGATCAGGACATCGTCGTCGCCCGCCGCTGGACCCCTCGCATCAAGGCGCCAGACCGCGTGCAGGCTCGCGTATGGGAGCTGCTCGAGCACATCTGACCGCGCAGGCCGGGTACTATTCGACGCGATGCGTTCGCGAGGGTCCACGTACCGAGTCCCGCGCTAGCCGGCGCCGCTCAGGCGCCGGCACCGTATTCGCGCGGCCAAATACGACCCTCGGAGTTGACCCTATGAGACAGTCGACGCTCTTCGGACGCACGTTGCGTGAGGCGCCTGCGGACGCGCAGACGCCCGGTCATCGACTCATGCTGCGCGCGGCGATCGCGCGCCCACTCGCCTCGGGCCTCTATACCTGGCTGCCCCTTGGATTCCGGGTCGCGAAGAAGGTCGAGCAGATCATTCGTGAGGAGATGGACCGGATCGGCTGCCAGGAGATGGAGATGCCGGTCCTCACGCCCAGCGACCTCTGGAAGACCACCGGTCGGTGGGAAGCGCTCGAGCCGATCACGTTCCGCACGAAGGACCACAACGGCCGCGAGTTCATGGTGAGCTACACACACGAAGAAGCCGTCCATTCACATGCGATGAGCGAGATCCAGTCCTACAAGCAGATGCCGGTGATGGTCTATCACTTCCAGTCGAAAGGACGAGACGAGGCGCGCCCGCGCGCCGGACTCTTGCGTGTGCGCGAGTTCGTCAT is a window from the Candidatus Limnocylindria bacterium genome containing:
- the ispG gene encoding flavodoxin-dependent (E)-4-hydroxy-3-methylbut-2-enyl-diphosphate synthase, whose translation is MGAQMSVDLNLPEDRVGPRPRRKSKRVWVGGTAIGDGAPVSVQSMCTTLTHDVDATIRQIERLQEVGCEIARVAVPDKRAGEALKEVVRRSILPIVADIHFDYKLALMALDAKVHKLRLNPGNIHNKDGVREVVKRAKVQGTPIRIGVNHGSIGDRQPGDVRDESQRMVDLALSEIKILEDLDFDNIVVSVKAFEVPTMVAAYRRLAKAVPYPLHLGVTEAGTLVAGSIRSTAGMSVLLYEGIGDTIRVSLSEDPVMEVTAGFDILKSLGLRDQGLTLVACPSCGRADIDLIPLAKVAEERLRALPTPMKVAVMGCEVNGPGEAKDADVGIAGGVGKGAIFRKGKVVGVYPEDQLMDALLAEIDKILIENGKEPYSQKAPKLTHEGQLTPGRSVPAGQRT
- a CDS encoding pentapeptide repeat-containing protein: MSLPDNEPSQPDDERVVALHRVTLTAVDFRRARFDKFSLGGCLFDRCDFRGLKLDRRLAPLFVALPRSVFRSCRFDGADLHDALLGQSRFERCSFDDASIDGSQTETAEFVDCRFAGTLDDLTFYGAPSGPEAKRLDPPRRRNEFRGNDFRDAEFHDVAFVAGIDMALQRFPDDELHVRVEGFQRAVAKARTDIKNWYERDRVPALAMLATLDARWRDQDIVVARRWTPRIKAPDRVQARVWELLEHI